DNA from Kitasatospora acidiphila:
GGCGGGGTGGCCATCCCCAGGAGGATGGTCCGTGACAGCAGATCAACTCGGGTACGGGAGGCAGTTCATGGGATCGGGACTCACGGTGGCGGTGTTCGGCACGTACGGGCACACCGGGCGCTTCGTGGTGGCAGAGCTGCGGGAGCGCGGGTTCGTTCCGGTGCTCGCCGGGCGTGACGCCGAGAAGCTGCAACTCCTGGCGGCCGAGACCGGGTTCGAGGCCCGCCAGGCCTCGGCCGAGGACCCGGCCTCGCTCGACCGCGCACTGGCCGGTGCGGCAGCCGTCATCAACTGCGCCGGGCCGTTCGCCCTGACGGCCGCCCCCGTGATCGAGGCGGCCCTGCGCGCCGGCATCCCGTATCTGGATGTGGCGGCCGAAATCGAGGCCAACGCCGACACGTTCACGGATTTCGCCGATCGCGCCCGCGCGGCGGGTGCGGTGATCGTCCCGGCTATGGCGTTCTACGGCGGCCTCGGCGACCTCCTGGTGACCGCGGCAATGGGCGACTGGACGGCGGCAGACGAGGCCAACGTGGCGTACGCGCTGAGCAGTTGGCACCCGACGGCCGGAACGCGCGGCTCGGGCGCGGTCTCCCGGGAGCGGCGGGGCGGCGGACGCCCCGTGTACACGAAGGGGCAGCTGCGCTACCGCCACGACGCCCCGCCGACCCTGGAGTGGTCCTTCCCCGAGCCGGTGGGACCTCGGTCCGTCATCGGGGAGTTCACCATGGCCGACGTCGTCACCGTGCCCAGCCACCTGGCCATCCCCGAGGTGCGCACCTACATGACGGTCGAAGCGGCCAAGGACGTGGTGGCCCCGGAAACCCCGGCCCCGGCGGCAGTCGACGCGCACGGGCGGTCCGCGCAGACCTTCCTCGTCGACGTCGTGGTGCGCTCCGGCAACGCCGAACGGCGTGCGGTGGCCACCGGCCGGGACATCTACGCCGTCACCGCGCCGCTGGTGGTGGAGGCGGTCGACCGGGTACTCAGCGGGCGGACCAAGGCGGTCGGCGTGGTCTCCGCCGGTGAGGTCTTCGATGCGCCGGACTTCCTGGGCGCGCTCTCCTCGCACCTCAGGTTCTGGCACTCGTAAAGGATGACTGCCTTGGGGGTCACGGTGGCTGAAGCCGTACCAGTGCTCGCGGACGCGACGCCCGCAGCGCCCGCGGCGCCGACCGTCGCCAGCACCGCGCCGCTCACGGCGAGTGCGAGTGCGTGCTCGAAGCGCATGTTGTGCCTCCCAGGTCGAGGTGCTCGAATGTCCTGCCTCCGAGGGGGCTGCCCCGCCGAGAACGGTACCGACCGGCGGCCGGACCTGGTGCGTCGTTTGGTTAGCGCGCGGGGCGGGATTGAACGGGATCAATTCGGTGGCCGTTCGGTAGCGGCGAGCTCCATGATCGTCACGTCATGGAAGAACCCGACGTCCTCAAGGACGAACCGAAGTACCGCATCCGCGCGACCCACACCGCGGACACCATCACCGTCTACCAGGCGTACCGGCCGGAGATCGGCCTGCCCGCGGCGCGCGACGGCCGCTTCCCGGAGGCCTGGAAGCGCGACCGGATGACCTGGATCAAGCCCTCGTTCCTCTGGATGATGTACCGGTGCGGCTGGGGCACCAAGGAGGGCCAGGAGAGCGTCCTCGCCGTCGAGATCACCCGCGAGGGCTTCGACTGGGCGCTGCGGAACGCCTGCCTGTCCAGCTACCGGCCCGGCCTGCACACCGACCGGGCCTCCTGGCAGCGGCAGTTGAAGCACTCCCCCGCCCGCGTGCAGTGGGACCCGGAACGC
Protein-coding regions in this window:
- a CDS encoding DUF4291 domain-containing protein, which produces MEEPDVLKDEPKYRIRATHTADTITVYQAYRPEIGLPAARDGRFPEAWKRDRMTWIKPSFLWMMYRCGWGTKEGQESVLAVEITREGFDWALRNACLSSYRPGLHTDRASWQRQLKHSPARVQWDPERDLRLQPLPYRSLQLGLAGEAAHRYADEWITAITDATPLARQIHGLVREGQLAAAERLLPTASPYPAGDELLGALLG
- a CDS encoding saccharopine dehydrogenase family protein encodes the protein MGSGLTVAVFGTYGHTGRFVVAELRERGFVPVLAGRDAEKLQLLAAETGFEARQASAEDPASLDRALAGAAAVINCAGPFALTAAPVIEAALRAGIPYLDVAAEIEANADTFTDFADRARAAGAVIVPAMAFYGGLGDLLVTAAMGDWTAADEANVAYALSSWHPTAGTRGSGAVSRERRGGGRPVYTKGQLRYRHDAPPTLEWSFPEPVGPRSVIGEFTMADVVTVPSHLAIPEVRTYMTVEAAKDVVAPETPAPAAVDAHGRSAQTFLVDVVVRSGNAERRAVATGRDIYAVTAPLVVEAVDRVLSGRTKAVGVVSAGEVFDAPDFLGALSSHLRFWHS